In the genome of Coxiella burnetii, the window TACCTGTCATGGGGGGAGATTATAGCATTTCTCTTTGCTATGTCATGGAAGAATTACCCTAAAGGGTCCGGTATTTGAAGGGAAGCGGCGATTCCCGTTTCACCGCACTTTTTGGTTCTTTTTCCGCTTCGCGTTTGATATCGTCAAGCAACGTTTTTTCCCGTGAAGACACCAAATCACCCCAGAAACGACATCTCAACAGCGAATTACTTTCTGGGTTAGTTTTTATTGAATCAATTTTAGATTGTATAAATCCTTCATCATAATTATTTTCATGTATTTCTTTATGAAGTTGTTCTATACCTTTATATTTTTGTTTTTTTAATTTAGTTTCCTCGTCTACCCAAAACGTTAAAAAAAACTTCGGCACAAAAGACTTGATTTTAAGAATTTCTTGTTTATTAATCTCTTTCGACAATTTATCTTTATATTTAGAAATCATGCCATCGATGCGAGCACAGAACCTTTTTTTACGTTCGACCTCTTTTTCGATTAACTGGCAATATTCTTCTTTTTCTTTTCCATAAGCATTATAAACGACCGTTGCCGCTAGGGAATTAATAACACCTTGCTCGGGCTGGAGAGACCGAACATAATTCTGAACTTTAGTTTCTTCAGGAACAAAATAGGTGTGATTTTGATAACAGAAAGAAGGATCTCTTTGATAAAATTTTTCAAGCGGGATCTTACAGTGAGATAAAAAAAAACGCTTATCAACTTTGCCATCGAGATCTGAAATACTCGCTAATGTTTCCAACCCACAATAGTAACCTCTTTCCAAAATATTCAAATATAAAGCACTTACTCCAGCGTCATAGTTGTACCTTTCTCTTCTTTGATATTTTCGATTGATAACCTGCAGCGGCTTTACAGGATCATCAACTAAGGTCAACTGCCCAATCTTGAACTTTGTAATTATTCTAGTAGTTGTTTTTTCTTGTGCTGTACCTTGACTTATTTTTGTACCAATCTCCTTTATTTCCAACCTTAGTCGACTGCTTTGTAAAAATTCATTAAACTCCGGATTCTGGAAATATTTGGGCTTTTCTTCACTGTGTTCAGTATAATATTTCTCCCATCTCGCATTCATATCAATTAGTGTCATACAATGAATGAGGAAAGCGCCAACATAACTTCTTTCAGCGGGATTTTGGACCGGTCTTTTATGGTCATCCAAGGGTGGATTCACAACGATTTTTTGCTGCTTCCGATCGTAGTGAAATTCATATCGGGAATAAACTGTCATAGTTAAATCATAACTTCCTAAGGTATCCCTTCTATTTCAACGCCTTAAAATTATGTAACATTTTGTAATGAGCCAAAGCTTAATTTAAGCTTAAGATAACTTCAAACAGCTTATCACGTTACCGTGATTTCATTCCCGCCCTAACATGATAGACTTATCAACCATGAAGCAGCAGATTGAAACATTATTAAACCAAGCGATTGAAAGACTGAAAACGAAGGGCGTATTGAAGCCTGAAGTAACACCAGTGATTAAAATTACCCACACCACCGACCCACAACACGGCGATTTTGCGACAAATTTGGCACTCACGCTGTCCAAAGCCGCTGGCATGAGCCCACACGCATTGGCGGAAAAAATAGTGGAAGCATTACCTCCTTCAGGGCAAATCACGGAGGTGGA includes:
- a CDS encoding CBU_2007 family Dot/Icm T4SS effector — translated: MTVYSRYEFHYDRKQQKIVVNPPLDDHKRPVQNPAERSYVGAFLIHCMTLIDMNARWEKYYTEHSEEKPKYFQNPEFNEFLQSSRLRLEIKEIGTKISQGTAQEKTTTRIITKFKIGQLTLVDDPVKPLQVINRKYQRRERYNYDAGVSALYLNILERGYYCGLETLASISDLDGKVDKRFFLSHCKIPLEKFYQRDPSFCYQNHTYFVPEETKVQNYVRSLQPEQGVINSLAATVVYNAYGKEKEEYCQLIEKEVERKKRFCARIDGMISKYKDKLSKEINKQEILKIKSFVPKFFLTFWVDEETKLKKQKYKGIEQLHKEIHENNYDEGFIQSKIDSIKTNPESNSLLRCRFWGDLVSSREKTLLDDIKREAEKEPKSAVKRESPLPFKYRTL